The Cellulophaga lytica DSM 7489 nucleotide sequence TTTCATCTTCTTGTTTACCTGTTAAAAACAGAGACAAGTGTTTGTTCTCTATTCTTTTGTCTAAGTAGTTGTGGTAAGTTTTACCAAATTCAAAAAACTTAAGGTTTAACTTTTTTCTATTAATGTTGTGTGATATTGCCTCTAAACCACTAAATAACATAGACTGTCTTAGTACAGATAAGTCTGAGCTAAGTGGATTAAGCATTGCTACAGAATTACTATCTTTTAAGTTTTCTGAGTGTTTATTGTAATCTATAGTGGTTAAACTATTAGCCATAATCTCGTAAAAACCTTGGCTAGCTAATTGGTTCCCTATTACATTTTGCAATTTGTAATCTTCAAACCTAGATGTTGTAGCTATAGATGCATTAAGTTTTGTTGTAAAGTTTATGTTGTTGTAACCATAAACTCTAAGTATTTCTTCAATAACATCTACTTGCCTTTGTACATCTACACGGTAAAAAGGAATAGCAAGTCCCATTCCAGATTCAGAAACATTCTTAACTTTAATATCTAAAGATGTTAAAATAGATTTTATGGTTTCTCCGGGTATGTTTTGTCCTATTAATTTGTTTATTTTTTCATAGGTTAAAAACACTTCGTGGTCTTCAACTCTTTTTGGATAAAGCTCTACAATGTCAGATGTTATGTCACCCCCTGCAATTTCTTTAATTAATGATGCAGCTCTGCGTAGCGCATACTCAACATTTTGTATATCTATACCTCTTTCAAACCTAAAAGAAGCATCAGTATTTAAACCGTGTCTTTTTGCAGTTTTACGTACAGACACCGGATTAAAGTAAGCACTTTCTAAAAATATTGCTGTAGTATTTTCTGTAACACCAGAATCTTTTCCTCCTAAAATACCAGCTATACATAGTGGTTTTTCTTCGTCACAAATCATTAAGTCTTCTTCGTGTAGTTCTCTTTCTACATCATCTAAAGTTGTAAACTTAGTGCCAGCAGCAACTGTTTTAACTTCTATTTTGTGACCTTTAATTTTATTAGCATCAAAAGCATGTAGTGGTTGCCCTAATTCATGTAAAACATAATTTGTAGCATCTACAACATTGTTTTTAGGTGTTAATCCTATAGAGCGTAATCTATTTTTTAACCAATCTGGAGAATCTTTAATCTCTAAATTACTAATTGTAACACCGCAATACCTTGGTGCTAGTTCGTTATTATCTACATCTACAGTAACTTTTAATGATCTATTTTCTACATTAAAGTTTGTTACAGGAGGTGTAATTAATTCTTTTTTAATTTCTTGTTGAATTAAACCGGCTCTTAAATCTCTTGCAACACCAAAATGGCTCATTGCATCTGCACGGTTAGGAGTTAAGCCTATTTCAAAAACAGTATCTAACTCAACCTCAAATATATCTGCACAAGGTGTGCCAGGTGTTAAGTCATCTGCTAAAACCATAATGCCTTCATGGCTTTGTCCTAAACCAAGTTCATCCTCGGCGCAAATCATTCCGTGACTTTCTTCACCACGTATTTTTCCTTTTTTTATTTTCCAGGCTTCACCCTCAGCAGTATATAAAGTAGTGCCAATAGTTGCTACTGGTACTTTTTGCCCTTTGTCTACGTTAGGAGCACCACAAACTATTTGTACAGGAGCATCTGCTCCAATATCTACAGTTGTTAATTTAAGTTTATCTGCGTTAGGGTGTTTTACACAAGTTAATACGTGCCCAACCACAATACCTTTTAGTCCGCCTTTAACACTTTCAAATTCAGAAATGCCTTCTACTTCTAAACCTAAATCTGTTAATAATTCTGCTGTTTTATCAGCTTCCCAATCAATATGTAA carries:
- the pheT gene encoding phenylalanine--tRNA ligase subunit beta, which translates into the protein MKISYNWLKQFLHIDWEADKTAELLTDLGLEVEGISEFESVKGGLKGIVVGHVLTCVKHPNADKLKLTTVDIGADAPVQIVCGAPNVDKGQKVPVATIGTTLYTAEGEAWKIKKGKIRGEESHGMICAEDELGLGQSHEGIMVLADDLTPGTPCADIFEVELDTVFEIGLTPNRADAMSHFGVARDLRAGLIQQEIKKELITPPVTNFNVENRSLKVTVDVDNNELAPRYCGVTISNLEIKDSPDWLKNRLRSIGLTPKNNVVDATNYVLHELGQPLHAFDANKIKGHKIEVKTVAAGTKFTTLDDVERELHEEDLMICDEEKPLCIAGILGGKDSGVTENTTAIFLESAYFNPVSVRKTAKRHGLNTDASFRFERGIDIQNVEYALRRAASLIKEIAGGDITSDIVELYPKRVEDHEVFLTYEKINKLIGQNIPGETIKSILTSLDIKVKNVSESGMGLAIPFYRVDVQRQVDVIEEILRVYGYNNINFTTKLNASIATTSRFEDYKLQNVIGNQLASQGFYEIMANSLTTIDYNKHSENLKDSNSVAMLNPLSSDLSVLRQSMLFSGLEAISHNINRKKLNLKFFEFGKTYHNYLDKRIENKHLSLFLTGKQEDENWYATQNKSDFFYLKSCIETVFSKLGIRKTSSSPVENDVFQEGLSLKANKLAVVEFGVIKPSITADFDIKQEVLFADFNWDNIIKLAKQNTIVFKEISKYPSVKRDFALLLDTKVNFKDLYDIAFETEKKFLKEVNLFDVYTGDKLPKGKKSYAVSFTLSDDKDTLKDKQIDKIMSKLRNNYEKKLGAELR